A window of the Halobacterium hubeiense genome harbors these coding sequences:
- a CDS encoding potassium transporter TrkG, whose translation MPRNNGGLLPTDLRIIARDVGSLVLMEAGLMVLTSLVALAFREFHAALAIFLAAGVTAGVGGAANRAFADAPDPKMKHGMVIAAGGWLMVAAFGGLPFFLTAWLTPPAAMEAFVPAAADTSAWEPIRVAGTTTLSSLAYFRDPLHAFFESMSGWTGSGLTMAIHEPSLPRALQWWRSFIQWVGGVGVIVLTVSILSRPGSGSYALYQSEAREEKIHPSVVSTVRTVWKLVVGYTVLAFALLFGAIHYSDSEYARSLELWEVAWQALNHAMTGLTTGGFSVTDNSIATYNSPLVETVLLPIMILGAIAFPVHYVVLKDRKVGELVADLQTRWLFVLLALGVAVLSAQNVLSVPSTSGAFATQSFLPFSVPSLDPAQLDAIRDSTFQWVSALSCTGFQSAPIGRWLAGAKVMVVGAMVLGGAAGSTVGGIKIIRGYTIARGIVWQFSRVFLPKNAVVTARIGDRLLDRESMEREFSEAAIVSLLWLLVLAATSVVLVNLAGPEFGYADALFEVASAQGNVGLSSGITGPTMSPLAEAMFTLNMWVGRLEIIPVLVFARAAISGLNP comes from the coding sequence ATGCCCCGGAACAACGGCGGTCTGCTCCCGACCGACCTCCGAATCATCGCGCGAGACGTCGGGTCGCTGGTGTTGATGGAGGCGGGCCTGATGGTGCTCACGTCGCTGGTCGCGCTCGCGTTCCGGGAGTTCCACGCCGCGCTCGCCATCTTTCTCGCGGCGGGCGTGACCGCCGGCGTCGGCGGCGCGGCGAACCGCGCGTTCGCCGACGCGCCCGACCCGAAGATGAAACACGGGATGGTCATCGCCGCCGGCGGGTGGCTGATGGTCGCGGCGTTCGGCGGCCTCCCGTTCTTCCTGACGGCGTGGCTGACCCCGCCCGCCGCCATGGAGGCGTTCGTCCCCGCGGCCGCGGACACGAGCGCGTGGGAGCCGATTCGCGTCGCCGGCACGACGACGCTGTCCAGCCTCGCGTACTTCCGGGACCCGTTGCACGCGTTCTTCGAGAGCATGAGCGGGTGGACGGGCAGCGGGCTGACGATGGCGATTCACGAGCCGTCGCTGCCCCGGGCGCTCCAGTGGTGGCGGTCGTTCATCCAGTGGGTCGGCGGCGTCGGCGTCATCGTCCTCACCGTCTCGATTCTCTCCCGGCCCGGTAGCGGCAGTTACGCGCTCTACCAGAGCGAGGCCCGCGAGGAGAAGATTCACCCGAGCGTCGTCTCCACGGTCCGCACGGTCTGGAAGCTCGTCGTCGGGTACACCGTCCTCGCGTTCGCCCTGCTGTTCGGCGCGATTCACTACAGCGACAGCGAGTACGCCCGGTCGCTGGAACTCTGGGAGGTCGCGTGGCAGGCGCTCAACCACGCGATGACCGGGCTCACCACGGGCGGGTTCTCCGTGACGGATAACTCCATCGCGACGTACAACTCGCCGCTCGTCGAGACGGTCCTGCTCCCCATCATGATTCTGGGCGCCATCGCGTTCCCGGTCCACTACGTCGTGCTCAAGGACCGGAAGGTCGGCGAACTCGTCGCGGACCTCCAGACGCGCTGGCTGTTCGTCCTGCTGGCGCTCGGCGTCGCGGTGCTCTCCGCGCAGAACGTCCTGTCGGTGCCCTCGACGTCGGGCGCGTTCGCGACGCAGTCGTTCCTCCCGTTCTCGGTGCCGAGCCTCGACCCCGCCCAGCTCGACGCCATCCGCGACTCGACGTTCCAGTGGGTGAGCGCGCTGAGCTGCACGGGGTTCCAGTCCGCGCCCATCGGCCGCTGGCTCGCGGGCGCGAAAGTGATGGTCGTCGGCGCGATGGTGCTGGGCGGCGCCGCCGGGTCGACGGTCGGCGGCATCAAGATAATCCGCGGGTACACCATCGCGCGCGGCATCGTCTGGCAGTTCTCCCGCGTGTTCCTGCCGAAGAACGCCGTCGTCACCGCGCGCATCGGCGACCGCCTGCTCGACCGCGAGTCCATGGAGCGGGAGTTCAGCGAGGCCGCCATCGTCAGCCTGCTGTGGCTGCTCGTGCTCGCCGCCACCAGCGTCGTCCTCGTGAACCTCGCCGGCCCCGAGTTCGGGTACGCCGACGCGCTCTTCGAGGTCGCCAGCGCGCAGGGGAACGTCGGCCTCTCCTCGGGCATCACGGGACCGACGATGTCGCCGCTGGCGGAAGCGATGTTCACGCTCAACATGTGGGTCGGCCGCCTCGAAATCATCCCCGTGCTCGTGTTCGCTCGCGCCGCCATCTCCGGGCTGAACCCGTAG
- a CDS encoding potassium channel family protein, with translation MYIVIVGAGDIGDPLTEIATQGGNEVVVIERDEARAERASREYDCLVINDDATSKETLEDAGADRADALISTTDQDATNVMVCLLAQELEVPDVVSVVHNPEHMNLFRQIGVNTMQNPQHLIAEYLYRAVKRPSIVDFMRIGEEAEVFEITVERDAPITGKTLREADEEGLLEGELLVVAIERDGEGEPITPRGNTRIEAGDLLTVYSSKGATPEVTDVFGHTEDRS, from the coding sequence ATGTACATCGTCATCGTCGGCGCGGGTGACATCGGCGACCCCCTCACGGAGATTGCCACGCAGGGTGGCAACGAGGTCGTGGTCATCGAGCGCGACGAGGCGCGCGCCGAGCGGGCGTCCCGGGAGTACGACTGCCTGGTCATCAACGACGACGCGACGTCGAAGGAGACGCTGGAGGACGCCGGCGCGGACCGCGCGGACGCGCTGATTTCGACGACCGATCAGGACGCCACGAACGTGATGGTGTGCCTGCTCGCGCAGGAGCTGGAAGTGCCGGACGTCGTGTCGGTCGTGCACAACCCCGAGCACATGAACCTCTTCCGGCAGATCGGCGTGAACACGATGCAGAACCCCCAGCACCTCATCGCGGAGTACCTCTACCGGGCGGTCAAGCGCCCGTCCATCGTGGACTTCATGCGCATCGGCGAGGAGGCCGAGGTGTTCGAGATTACGGTCGAACGGGACGCCCCGATTACGGGGAAGACGCTGCGGGAGGCCGACGAGGAGGGGCTGCTCGAGGGCGAGTTGCTCGTGGTCGCCATCGAGCGCGACGGCGAGGGCGAGCCGATTACGCCCCGCGGGAACACCCGCATCGAGGCCGGCGACCTGCTCACGGTCTACTCCAGCAAGGGCGCGACGCCCGAGGTGACCGACGTCTTCGGGCACACCGAAGACCGCTCGTAG
- a CDS encoding replication factor C large subunit — protein MTDWTEKYRPSSLSEVRGNNKARDALREWADTWEDHREAVILHGSPGVGKTSAAHALAADEGWDVVELNASDQRTASVVERVAGEAAKSGTLGGGTGGRKLVVMDEADNLHGNVDRGGSAAITDLVKESTQPIVLIANEFYDMSNSLRNACQDIEFRDVSKRSIVPVLRDICRREGIEYDEEALEAIAEQNSGDLRSAVNDLQALAETEEKLTTDDVVMGERDRTEGVFDFLDDLIKNLGAQDALEAAYDVDETPDDLVNWVEDNVPKDYYGDELADAYEFLSNADVWLGRVRATQNYSYWRYATDNIAAGVAASRRHDHGGWTRYGPPSYWRKLGSSRATRNKRDYVARKVAEVSGTSMSTARRKVVPFLATMTHHCKNRELTVAMTAAYDLDAEHVSFVTGSGETTNKVQSIVEDAEQLRSERAVEHSGGAFEGEASASFDEDESGEDAASETEDESENEQEDEDSDDDQAGLDDFF, from the coding sequence ATGACCGACTGGACGGAGAAGTACCGCCCGTCGTCGCTGTCGGAGGTCCGCGGGAACAACAAGGCCCGCGACGCGCTCCGGGAGTGGGCGGACACGTGGGAGGACCACCGGGAGGCCGTCATCCTCCACGGGAGTCCGGGCGTCGGGAAGACGTCGGCGGCGCACGCGCTGGCGGCCGACGAGGGCTGGGACGTCGTGGAGCTGAACGCCTCGGACCAGCGCACCGCGTCGGTCGTCGAGCGCGTCGCCGGCGAGGCCGCGAAGTCCGGGACGCTCGGCGGCGGGACGGGCGGCCGCAAGCTCGTCGTGATGGACGAGGCGGACAACCTCCACGGGAACGTCGACCGCGGCGGCTCCGCGGCCATCACGGACCTCGTGAAGGAGTCCACGCAGCCCATCGTCCTCATCGCCAACGAGTTCTACGACATGAGCAACAGCCTGCGGAACGCCTGCCAAGACATCGAGTTCCGGGACGTCTCCAAGCGCTCTATCGTCCCCGTGCTGCGGGACATCTGCCGGCGCGAGGGCATCGAGTACGACGAGGAAGCACTGGAAGCCATCGCCGAGCAGAACTCCGGGGACCTGCGGTCGGCGGTCAACGACCTGCAGGCGCTGGCGGAGACCGAGGAGAAACTCACCACCGACGACGTGGTGATGGGCGAGCGCGACCGCACGGAGGGCGTCTTCGACTTCCTCGACGACCTCATCAAGAACCTCGGCGCGCAGGACGCACTCGAAGCCGCCTACGACGTCGACGAGACGCCCGACGACCTCGTCAACTGGGTGGAGGACAACGTCCCGAAGGACTACTACGGCGACGAGCTCGCGGACGCCTACGAGTTCCTCTCGAACGCGGACGTCTGGCTCGGGCGGGTGCGCGCGACGCAGAACTACTCGTACTGGCGGTACGCCACCGACAACATCGCGGCGGGCGTGGCGGCGTCCCGCCGGCACGACCACGGCGGCTGGACGCGCTACGGGCCGCCGTCGTACTGGCGGAAGCTCGGGTCCTCGCGGGCGACCCGGAACAAGCGCGACTACGTCGCGCGGAAGGTCGCGGAGGTCAGCGGCACCAGCATGTCGACGGCGCGGCGCAAGGTCGTGCCGTTCCTCGCGACGATGACCCACCACTGCAAGAACCGCGAGCTGACGGTGGCGATGACGGCGGCCTACGACCTCGACGCCGAGCACGTCTCGTTCGTCACGGGCTCCGGGGAGACGACGAACAAGGTCCAGTCCATCGTCGAAGACGCCGAACAGCTGCGCTCGGAGCGCGCCGTCGAGCACTCCGGCGGCGCCTTCGAGGGCGAGGCGAGCGCGAGCTTCGACGAGGACGAGTCCGGCGAGGACGCAGCCAGCGAGACCGAAGACGAATCCGAGAACGAGCAAGAGGACGAGGACAGCGACGACGACCAGGCGGGCCTGGACGACTTCTTCTGA
- a CDS encoding amino acid ABC transporter permease, with protein MSRSTQRLARDGILAAFWLWFGARLLNDWFGGVIVPRGQPFFDPQPVADASTALNEVAAGLGVVGTPVGWVASALGSVSFAMTYLPDLAAGAWLTVVLTTLGIAFGLVLAVPLAAARVYGRVTHWIALAFIELIRGTPLLAQLFVLYYALPLSGWIGNVPFVGSSIVPPQAVWVAVIGFTINSAAYQAEYIRGSIEGVDPGQLTAARAVGLSQLEGIRYVVLPQALRFAIPSWTNELVYLAKYSSLASFITVTELFHAVEEAAYENYRFLDLFLLAAVVYVLLVLSATTTMEWVRERVAIPGVGGSAGGRGPTE; from the coding sequence ATGAGCCGGAGCACGCAGCGACTCGCCCGGGACGGCATCCTCGCGGCCTTCTGGCTGTGGTTCGGCGCGCGCCTGCTCAACGACTGGTTCGGCGGCGTCATCGTCCCCCGCGGCCAGCCGTTCTTCGACCCCCAGCCGGTCGCGGACGCCAGCACCGCGCTCAACGAGGTGGCGGCCGGCCTCGGCGTCGTCGGCACGCCCGTCGGTTGGGTCGCCAGCGCGCTCGGGTCCGTGTCGTTCGCGATGACGTACCTCCCGGACCTCGCGGCCGGCGCGTGGCTCACCGTCGTACTCACGACGCTCGGCATCGCGTTCGGGCTGGTGCTGGCGGTGCCGCTGGCGGCCGCCCGCGTCTACGGCCGCGTCACCCACTGGATAGCGCTGGCGTTCATCGAACTCATCCGCGGGACGCCGCTGCTCGCCCAGCTGTTCGTGCTCTACTACGCGCTCCCGCTCTCGGGGTGGATCGGCAACGTCCCGTTCGTCGGCAGCAGCATCGTCCCCCCGCAAGCGGTGTGGGTCGCCGTCATCGGATTCACCATCAACAGCGCCGCCTACCAGGCCGAGTACATCCGCGGGTCCATCGAGGGCGTCGATCCCGGTCAGTTGACGGCCGCGCGCGCGGTCGGCCTCTCCCAACTGGAGGGCATCCGCTACGTCGTCCTCCCGCAGGCGCTGCGGTTCGCGATTCCGTCGTGGACCAACGAGCTCGTCTACCTCGCGAAGTACTCCTCGCTGGCGTCGTTCATCACGGTCACGGAGCTGTTCCACGCCGTCGAGGAGGCCGCCTACGAGAACTACCGCTTCCTCGACTTGTTCCTGCTGGCGGCGGTCGTCTACGTCCTGCTCGTGCTCTCGGCGACCACGACGATGGAGTGGGTCCGCGAGCGCGTCGCGATTCCCGGCGTCGGCGGCTCCGCGGGCGGCCGCGGCCCCACCGAGTAG
- a CDS encoding amino acid ABC transporter ATP-binding protein has protein sequence MSDPLLDVDDVYQSYGEESVLEGITFEMERQDVKVLVGPSGSGKSTMLRCVNRLTDIDDGDICLDGDSIYDLDADELRRQVGMVFQDFNLFAHLTAIENVTLGLKRVLGLSEREAVEKAAWQLEEVGLREQANSYPAELSGGQKQRVGIARALAMDPKLMLFDEPTSALDPELIGEVLEVMRDLADEGMTMLVVTHEMGFAKQAATDVLFLDDGKLVEQGPPEQLFENPEHDRTAAFLSRLTQLHGGQ, from the coding sequence ATGTCCGACCCACTACTCGACGTCGACGACGTCTACCAGAGCTACGGCGAGGAGAGCGTCCTCGAAGGCATCACCTTCGAGATGGAACGACAGGACGTGAAAGTCCTGGTCGGCCCCTCGGGGTCGGGGAAGTCCACGATGCTGCGCTGCGTCAACCGCCTCACGGATATCGACGACGGCGACATCTGCCTCGACGGCGACTCGATCTACGACCTCGACGCCGACGAACTCCGCCGGCAGGTCGGAATGGTGTTCCAGGACTTCAACCTGTTCGCGCACCTCACCGCCATCGAGAACGTCACGCTCGGCCTCAAGCGCGTGCTCGGCCTGAGCGAACGGGAGGCCGTCGAGAAGGCCGCGTGGCAACTGGAGGAGGTCGGCCTGCGCGAGCAAGCCAACTCCTACCCCGCCGAACTCTCCGGCGGACAGAAACAGCGCGTCGGCATCGCTCGCGCGCTCGCGATGGACCCCAAGCTGATGCTGTTCGACGAGCCGACGTCGGCGCTGGACCCCGAGCTCATCGGCGAAGTCCTCGAAGTGATGCGCGACCTCGCCGACGAGGGGATGACGATGCTCGTGGTCACCCACGAGATGGGCTTCGCCAAACAGGCCGCGACGGACGTGCTGTTCCTCGACGACGGCAAGCTCGTCGAACAGGGGCCGCCCGAACAGCTCTTCGAGAACCCCGAGCACGACCGCACCGCGGCGTTCCTCAGCCGCCTCACGCAGCTCCACGGCGGCCAATGA
- a CDS encoding amino acid ABC transporter permease: MDPTQLVLQAGLGDLALVWWQFLVDWESAWRRFLVDWEFVWRQRQFFVDGTWLAVKLTFFSMVLGFVAGLPAGVVEAYGGKYSKGVVRPVGVVVRGTPILVIISLTYFAFGVSPAFLAATLALGVRSAAYQSQIFRGAIESVESGQMEAARAVGLSKLGAIRHVVLPQALRRSVPGFQNEFTIVLKDTSIAYAIGVAELLKRSYDLFSIQTTAALEVFLAASLIYFVLTFTVNRGIERLHSRVAIPGGNH, translated from the coding sequence ATGGACCCGACGCAACTCGTACTGCAGGCCGGACTCGGCGACCTGGCGCTCGTCTGGTGGCAGTTCCTCGTCGACTGGGAGTCCGCGTGGCGCCGGTTCCTCGTCGACTGGGAGTTCGTCTGGCGCCAGCGGCAGTTCTTCGTCGACGGCACGTGGCTGGCGGTCAAGCTCACGTTCTTCAGCATGGTGTTGGGGTTCGTCGCCGGGCTGCCCGCGGGCGTCGTCGAAGCCTACGGCGGCAAGTACTCGAAGGGCGTCGTCCGGCCGGTCGGCGTCGTCGTCCGCGGCACGCCCATCCTCGTCATCATCTCGCTGACGTACTTCGCGTTCGGCGTCTCCCCGGCGTTCCTCGCGGCGACGCTCGCGCTCGGCGTGCGCTCGGCCGCCTACCAGAGCCAGATCTTCCGGGGCGCCATCGAGAGCGTCGAGAGCGGGCAGATGGAGGCCGCGCGCGCCGTCGGGCTGTCGAAGCTCGGCGCCATCCGCCACGTCGTCCTCCCGCAGGCGCTGCGGCGCTCCGTGCCCGGCTTCCAGAACGAGTTCACCATCGTCCTCAAGGACACCAGCATCGCGTACGCAATCGGCGTCGCGGAGCTGTTGAAGCGCAGCTACGACCTGTTCTCCATCCAGACGACCGCCGCCCTCGAAGTGTTCCTCGCGGCGTCGCTCATCTACTTCGTGTTGACGTTCACCGTCAATCGCGGCATCGAGCGACTCCACAGCCGCGTCGCGATTCCCGGAGGTAATCACTAA
- a CDS encoding transporter substrate-binding domain-containing protein yields the protein MSEFNRRTFLKSVGGTGVALTVAGCMGGGDGDGDGSTTTGTTASGDTTTTADVTTLTPGTASGFPPFEYVNESGDLVGFDVDLLSAVVEQTDGYELGSWEDLAFDQLIVALDNGNIDVAAAAMTINPDRDETIDFTDPYYDANQAVLVREGGSFRPENKEDLADRPIGAQAGTTGKDQMDSLVEDGTISSSQTNTYENYVLAVQDLANGNIDAVIVDTPVAETFVANRNVVVSFTIETGEQYGFGVRENASDLQSALNEGLQAVRDDGTYADLTEQYFASE from the coding sequence ATGTCTGAGTTCAATCGGCGGACGTTCCTGAAGAGCGTCGGCGGTACCGGCGTCGCACTGACTGTCGCCGGCTGCATGGGCGGCGGCGACGGTGACGGCGACGGCTCGACCACCACCGGCACGACGGCCAGCGGCGACACGACGACCACCGCGGACGTCACGACCCTCACGCCCGGCACGGCCTCCGGGTTCCCGCCGTTCGAGTACGTCAACGAGTCCGGCGACCTCGTCGGCTTCGACGTCGACCTGCTGTCGGCGGTCGTCGAGCAGACCGACGGCTACGAGCTCGGTAGCTGGGAGGACCTCGCGTTTGACCAGCTCATCGTCGCGCTCGACAACGGCAACATCGACGTCGCCGCAGCCGCGATGACCATCAACCCCGACCGCGACGAAACCATCGACTTCACCGACCCCTACTACGACGCCAACCAGGCGGTGCTCGTCCGCGAGGGCGGGAGCTTCCGCCCCGAGAACAAGGAGGACCTCGCCGACCGCCCCATCGGCGCGCAGGCCGGCACCACCGGCAAGGACCAGATGGACTCCCTCGTCGAGGACGGCACCATCAGCAGCTCGCAGACCAACACCTACGAGAACTACGTGCTCGCCGTTCAGGACCTCGCGAACGGTAACATCGACGCGGTCATCGTCGACACGCCGGTCGCGGAGACGTTCGTCGCGAACCGCAACGTCGTCGTCTCCTTCACCATCGAGACCGGCGAACAGTACGGCTTCGGCGTCCGCGAGAACGCCAGCGACCTCCAGAGCGCGCTCAACGAGGGCCTGCAGGCCGTCCGCGACGACGGCACGTACGCCGACCTCACCGAACAGTACTTCGCCAGCGAATAA